Genomic window (Romeriopsis navalis LEGE 11480):
GTGCTTTGACGATCGAGTTTTTACAACAGATTCAGAAAGGGTTTAAGCTGATGTCTCTCTCCGAATATGCCACGTTGGTTCAGCATCGCCAACGACTTAAGGTTATGACGCCATAAAAGCCGCCGTCAAACAGTCGATCGGCACCGAAAATATCCAGCCTGGCTTGCCGCAGCGGTGAGCCATTTTTATGGTCAAGCAATTTTTCTTTCAAGAAAAGATGAAGAGGTTATGCAAGTTTGGCAAAGTTGGCACAATCCGAATCTCCGGGATTACACTGAGATATTCGACGATCCGATATCTCACAGTGATGCACTCGCATTCCGCGCCCGATCAGATGAACAGCCGCATGACAAACCAAGATCTAGAGACATTGGAAAATTTTGAGCTGTGGCTTCGATCGCAGCAACCAACCACTGTCGTGGGCAAATCAGCTACGACTTGCGGCTGCCCGCTAGCAAATTGGGGTAAGTCCGTGCTGGGCGGTCAGACTTTTGTGGACGGCGGTGAGCTATGGGCTGAATCGAGCCAGGGCACCGTCAGCTTTTATCTATCGGAAATGTGTGCGCTGTTTGTCCAGAAAGTTGATGGTTTTATCGCATCCGACATTACAGCCAGTGAGGCGATCGAGATTTTGCAAGAATGCCGCTGGGAAATTGCGGCCACAACACTAGGCGTTGAGTAAACCAGTTGAATGAGCCAGTTGAGTAAGCAACTGACTCGCACAGCAATTGCCATACATGCTCTCTGGGGAAAAAACCCTAAATAAACTATTCAGACGACAAGTTACGGAATTCGTCAGAACCTGAGTCACGATCAACACCACCTCCAGTAAGCTGAAGGCAGGAACGATGGCGCAACGGTAAGCTGATTCATAATCCAATGGCGACTAAATTTAAGTTTGATTGGGGTAATTTCTTACAGGGAGGGCTATTGCTTTATGCCATGGCTAGTCTGTTAATGTTTGACCCAATAAAATCGCTAGGCATTGCCCTATATGAGTTTTCATGGGTGCCCACAACGGCGATCGTCACGCAAGCGGCAACACGGAATAAAGCAACTTTCACCTACCAATACACAGTCAATAATCAAGTATTTCAGAGTCAGCGCTACGCGATCGCCCCGCGGCGAAAGACAGCGATCGAGGCCATTCGCGAGTTTGAATTGGGGCAAGCGGTGAATATTTACTACAACCCCAGGAACCCACAGCAAGCGATCGTGATGAAACGGAAATTAGCGCCGATATTCATTTTATTTCGCCTGTTATTCGGGGGCATATTCGCTTGGATGGCAACGGGGCTGACTTTTTTCGAGGATGTGGGGGGATTAATCAATTACCGCATGGAGAAAGAAGACCAAGCCGCACTGAAGTTTGGCGCACAATACCAGGAGCGGCTGGATGAACCCGTGGAGCAGTTAGTTCCAGAAATCATCCGACATCTGCCCAAAGCACTGAGGCGATCGCTGGGTAAATACCTGAACCAGCAGAAACGCCAGGGTGGAGCAAGCTATCTACGCTCAAAGACTGGTTTACCACCCAAACTATGTGAGCAGATCATGGAGCAGCTTGAGCATGAGCGCAACCAATAATCCCCAGTAATTTGCCGAGTTAAGTAATTCGCCGAATTAATCGATCGCCATAGTTATTTAAGATTCGACAAGTTTTCCAGATTGCGGCTTCTGCACTGAGAAACCACAGACACAGTGATTTGAAAGCTACAAACGTCATCACGAAGCAGTATCGCACTTCTGCATTTTCGGGCGTAAAACACAACGCCGTTAGCCGTTAATGAAACACCACAACTTGCTCAAAACTCTGTGATGTTTGGGACGCCTCGATCGGACATGGGCAGAAGCAAGCGGTATGACCGACTAAAATATGACCGACTCAAGTGCCGCGTGAGTGACAATCATCGCTGATATTAACGCGATGCGAATTGCCCAATCGAGGACATGATAAAGCGCTATTGGGAAACGGGCAAAACACAGCATGGGACAACGCGTTCGATATTTAGATAATCTGCGAGCAACAGCAACAATCTTGCTACTGCCGTATCATGCAGCGCGCATCTTCGACTGGGTACCGTATTACCTCAAAGCCGCTAGACTGGATGGCTTTGAGCTATTTTGCCGATTTGTTGATGTTTGGTTTATGCCGTTATTCTTTGTGATTGCGGGGGCGGCAGCGAGCTTTTCACTACGCCAGCGATCGGCCACGCAATTTATCTTCGAACGGTTACAGCGGCTAATGCCGCCGTTTATTTTGGTCGGTCTGTTTTTGATGCCACTGAATGGCTATTTTGCTTACCGGCATCAGAAGCAAGCGCAACTGAGTTTTTTGCAGTACTTGCCAACGTTTCTCGAACTTGACCCCAAGGATTTAGCTGGGTTTAACGGTGGATTTGCATTTGGTCATCTCTGGTTTTTACTATACTTGATGGCATTTTCGATTTTGATGATTGTGCTACGCTTCTGCGTATTTCAGCCTTTATCCAAGCAATTGGGAAAAGCCCCCCAGTCGATTATCGTCATGGGTTTTACCCTAGGCGTTCCGCTGCTACTGAGTGCAGCGCGGAGTCTGCGTTGGGCTTATCCGAGCTTGGTGTATTTCGCCCCATTTTATGGTTTGGGCTTTGTCTTATTTCAAACCAAATCACAGCGGATAGTATTTCAATACTTTGGGCCATTTCTAGGGGGATTAGGGATGATTAGTATGCCGATAGTCTTGGGACTACGGTTTTGGCAGCCGGAACTATCGGGGGATATTTGGTATGAGAGCCTACGGTCGTTGAATGCGTTTTTTTGGACGATCGGACTGTTGTATTTGGGAGAAAAGTTTTTCGATCGAACCTCCCGAATTTTAGATTGGGTAAATCAGTACGGATTATCCGTATATGTCCTGCATATCCCAATCATGACGGGCATTGGCTATCTCACACTGCCTCACATCAAGAATGCATTTCTCGCTTGGTTAGTCATTAGCCTATTAAGTACAATTGCAACGCTGTTAGGTGCTGTTTTGGTCAATCAGACTTGGCTGAATATGCGGCTGTGGCTAGCCCACCAATCAAGATGGTATCGATAATATGGCGGCACATGGGTCAATAAAGAGATTGACTTTTGCGTGATAACACGTCAAGTCCTCGGCAACTGACTATCTCACAGTGTCCTTGGGCCGATCGGACTCAGCAAGACCAGCTGTCCGGCTTTGATACCAGCGATGCGCCAAGGAACCGACGATAAACGCACCCAGAAATAGCACTGGATTCCAAACGCCCAAGACCAATGCGGTAATTCCTGGCCCCGGACAATATCCCGAAATTCCCCAACCAATCCCAAAAATCACAGCACCGAGGATTAAGGGACGATCGATATCTCGGCGCGTGGGCAACCGAAATTCATTAGCAAAGATCGGCTGACTGCGACGCAGCACAAACCGAAAAGCAATCACCGTGACGGAAACGGCCCCACCGAGTACAAACAATAAGGTTGGGTCCCAAGTGCCCGCAACATCGAGGAAACCGAGTACCCGATCGCGATCGACCATTTGCGATAGGCCCAAGCCAATGCTGAATAAAACACCCGTGAACAACGCAACTAAATTCTGGTTCATGACTTCCTCGGGTTATTTAACGATCGCCAACAGGCCATGTCGCAAGACAAAGACTGTCAATATGGCAGTGGACAAAAAGGTACAAACGGCAACAAACGATCGTACGGACAAGCGACCTAAACCACAGACACCGTGGCCACTGGTACAGCCATTTCCCATCCGCGTACCAAAGCCAACCAGCAAACCGCCGATTAACATCGCAACGGGCGCAAAGGTCGAGCGGGGGGTCGGTTGCGTCGCGATGCCAAATTCATATAGCAATCCCCCGAGCAGCATGCCCGCCAGAAAATACCAGCGCCAGACTTCTGATCGAGCCGCATTGGTGGTGCGATCAATCCTGGCTGCCCCATTCAAAATACCGCTTATCCCCGTAATCCGACCATTGAAGGCCAACATCAAGGTGCTACTGAGGCCGATTAAAACACCCCCCAACAAACCCGTTACCCAATTAAACTCGGCCATTATTACCTCGCTCCATCACGGCACCAACCATCTCTCATCATTAAACCAGACTAGACGGGCATAAATGAGCTGACCACAACCAATCAACGTTTCAGCGGTCAGCAAACCGGTCGCAGATAAAAATGTGGGTACTGTTTATCCATCCGAATCGATGCGATTACAGAAGTAACGATTACGAGATGAAAAGCGATCGCGATTTTGCAAGTATGCCGCGAGGAAATGATGGCGTGATGGCGATGAAAAATTAAGGGAGTTATGACGATCGAGCCTAACGTTGGAGCCATGAGACAATTACCATCAATGGCAGAATCGCTATCCACTGGTAAACCGGCAATACCACAAAGACTAGACCACTCTGCGGATCGGGGTTGGCGATTAAGCTTTCATGTAACAGGAATGCCGTGGAACCGGTGAGGAGAACAGCCGCAAGTGTGAGGAGAAGTTGCGATTTTGGCTTTTGGCGCAACCAATAGAAAACGGTGATGACCGTACCGTAGGGGAACAATGACCAAGTGGCCAAGGCAATAAAAAATGGCCACCACCAGAGTTGGTCTGGTTCTCCCGCATATAGCATGAAGCCAATGTTAATCAGGGTTCCAGCGGCGAGGATGGCATAGGTGATGAAGGGTGGCATTTAGTGAGCCCACTAAGAGATTAGTCTTAAGTATGACGTAGCAAGCCCGAATCTTTGATAAGACTTCAATAAACTCGCTTATGGCAGCAAAACTGAAGGCCCAAATTG
Coding sequences:
- a CDS encoding DUF6691 family protein, translated to MNQNLVALFTGVLFSIGLGLSQMVDRDRVLGFLDVAGTWDPTLLFVLGGAVSVTVIAFRFVLRRSQPIFANEFRLPTRRDIDRPLILGAVIFGIGWGISGYCPGPGITALVLGVWNPVLFLGAFIVGSLAHRWYQSRTAGLAESDRPKDTVR
- a CDS encoding DUF3592 domain-containing protein, with the translated sequence MATKFKFDWGNFLQGGLLLYAMASLLMFDPIKSLGIALYEFSWVPTTAIVTQAATRNKATFTYQYTVNNQVFQSQRYAIAPRRKTAIEAIREFELGQAVNIYYNPRNPQQAIVMKRKLAPIFILFRLLFGGIFAWMATGLTFFEDVGGLINYRMEKEDQAALKFGAQYQERLDEPVEQLVPEIIRHLPKALRRSLGKYLNQQKRQGGASYLRSKTGLPPKLCEQIMEQLEHERNQ
- a CDS encoding YeeE/YedE family protein, which codes for MAEFNWVTGLLGGVLIGLSSTLMLAFNGRITGISGILNGAARIDRTTNAARSEVWRWYFLAGMLLGGLLYEFGIATQPTPRSTFAPVAMLIGGLLVGFGTRMGNGCTSGHGVCGLGRLSVRSFVAVCTFLSTAILTVFVLRHGLLAIVK
- a CDS encoding acyltransferase family protein translates to MGQRVRYLDNLRATATILLLPYHAARIFDWVPYYLKAARLDGFELFCRFVDVWFMPLFFVIAGAAASFSLRQRSATQFIFERLQRLMPPFILVGLFLMPLNGYFAYRHQKQAQLSFLQYLPTFLELDPKDLAGFNGGFAFGHLWFLLYLMAFSILMIVLRFCVFQPLSKQLGKAPQSIIVMGFTLGVPLLLSAARSLRWAYPSLVYFAPFYGLGFVLFQTKSQRIVFQYFGPFLGGLGMISMPIVLGLRFWQPELSGDIWYESLRSLNAFFWTIGLLYLGEKFFDRTSRILDWVNQYGLSVYVLHIPIMTGIGYLTLPHIKNAFLAWLVISLLSTIATLLGAVLVNQTWLNMRLWLAHQSRWYR